One Terriglobia bacterium genomic window, GGAAGCCGCCGAGCAATTTCCCCGTACTTCGTATAAGATAGAAGATTCAAGGAAAATTTCATGCAGAACGCGTTGTTGACTAAATTTACGACTAAACACCAGCGGACGGATCTTCCGACATTCCGCCCCGGCGACACCATCCGGGTTCACGTCAAGATCAAGGAAGGCGACAAAGAGCGCATCCAGGTCTTCGAAGGTGTCTGCATCGCCCAGAAACACGGCGGCGTTCGCGCAACCTTCACCGTCCGCAAAATTTCTTTCGGACATGGCGTGGAACGCATCTTCCCGCTGCACTCGAAGGTCATCGACAAGGTCGAAGTGGTCCGGGCGGGACGCGTCCGCCGCGCCAAGCTCTATTACATCCGCGAGCTGCGCGGGAAGGCGGCACGCATCAAAGAAGCGAAAGCCACCGCCGAGTAGGCAAAAGAGGAGCGGCCGCAAGGCGCAGGCATCGAGTCTTGCGCCTTTGCGGCGAACTTACCGTCCAACGCATGAATCGCCTTCTGGGAGTTTCCTTCATCCTCTTCTGCTTCGAGATCGGCCTCTTCCTCGTCTTTGTACCGTGGTCCGGCCTCTGGGAACACAACGTCCTCCTGCTCTATCTCCCCATGCGCGGTTTTCTGCTGAACAATTTCGTTCGCGGCGCCGTCTCCGGCCTGGGCGTCGTCGATCTGTTTCTCGGTCTGGGCGAACTCAATCGTTTCTGGAAATCATTTAAAATCGTCAAAGGATGATCCGGTATTACGTCACGGACCGCCGCCGCGGCGATATCCTGGTCTGCGCGGAACGCGCGGTTCACGACGGCGTCGATATGATCCAGATCCGGGAAAAAGACCTTCCGGCCCGGGAATTATTCGAGCTGGCCTCCAGGCTTCGCACTCTCGCCGCCGGAACAAAAACGCGCATCCTCGTCAATGATCGTCTCGACATCGCGCTCGCCGCCGGCCTCGACGGCGTCCATCTTCCCGGCAACGGCCTGCCGCCCGAACGCGTGCGCGGACTGGTACGGATGGTTGGCATGTCGGTACACTCCATCGCCGAAGCCGTCCAGGCCGAACGCGCTAGCGTGGACTTCGTTGTTTTCGGTCCGGTCTTCGATTCGCCCGGAAAAACAGCCGTCGGCCTCGAACCGCTGCGGAACGTGGCCGCGGCCGTGAAGATTCCGGTGCTCGCCATCGGCGGCGTCACCCTGATGACTGCCGGCGAAGTCTTGAACGCCGGCGCCGCCGGCATTGCCGGCATCCGTCTTTTTCAGCATCACGCATGACGATGGAGCGAAACTTGCACAACGCAATCCTCGATAACTCAAAGGAGGATTGCCGATGAAGTCTTGCCTGGTTGCGCTGATCACCATAACCCTAATGATTTCGCAGATCGCGTACGCTCAAGCCCCCATTGTTTCCAAAGATGAACTGAAGCAGGCCCTCGTCGATTCCGCAAAAACCAGGAAAGAAAACCTCGATCAGGTTCGTTCCTTCTTTTCCGGCAATGGACCGGACCAGGCGCTCCAGTCCGCGCACATCGCCCCCGAACGTGTTCAGAAAGCGGTTTCTGCTCTGGACGATAACGAACTGGCCAGACTCGCCGATCAAACCCGCCATATCCAGAATGATTTCGCCGCGGGAGCCCTGAACAATGAGCAGATCACCTACATTCTGATCGCGCTGGCGACGGCGGTTATCGTTCTTATATTGGTGAAGTGATCCGGGCCGCCTTACTTGTTCTTCAAGCGGTTCAGCTCGCTGCCGGACTGTGGCTGGACGTTCCGTTCGTCCATCAGAGCAAAAACGGCTGTGGTTCGGCATCCATCTGGATGGTGATGCAGTACTGGAAACATCCTGCCACTCCGGATGTCGAGAATATCCAGCGCCGGCTTTACTCGAAACCGGTCGAAGGAATCTACGCCCGCGACATGGAGCGCTACCTGAAGGAACACGGTTTTCAGGTGTTCACGTTCAATGCCGGATGGGACGATCTGGCCGCGCATATCTCGAAGGGGCGTCCGCTCATCGTTTGCCTCGAGCGGAACGCCCATGGGATCCCGCTGCATTACGTCGTCGTCGTGGGCGTCGATTCCGCTCAGGACCTCGTCTGGATGAACGATCCCGCCGAGCGCAAACTCGTTCCGATGCGCCGCGGCGAATTCGAGGCCGATTGGAAAGCCACGGACAACTGGACACTGCTGGCGCTGCCCATCCAGGAAGCGGGCCAGACCGAAACTCCGCCGCCGCTCCGGGCCGCGCTCGATCCTTCGGAATTGGAGCTGGCGAGTGCGGCTTTCCGGACGAAGGATTTCGCGGGCGCCGAACAACATCTGAAATCGGTTCTGCGCGCCCGGCCTGAAGACGAGTTCGCCAACGACTTTCTGGCGGCGTCGTATCTGCTCGACGGGAATCTCGACGCGGCGCTGAAATACTGGAACCGTGTGGGCAAGCCGCGGCTCCGCGGCGTCCGCATCGATCCTCCGCTCCGGATCGACCCGGTGCTGCTCGATCACACCTTCGCGTTCTCGCGCGCCGCCGAACTCGATGCCCGGGAATATGACGCAACCCGCGCCCGCCTCGATGCGCTTGGAATTTTCCCGCGCTACCATTTCGAGTTGACGCCCGCCGATGGCGACGACTTCGACATCACGCTTCACGCCTCCGAGCGCAACGGCGCGAATTACCTCGCCTGGTTGCGCGGAATGCCGTACCAGACGGTGTATCCTGCCTGGTGGAATCTTCGCCGGCGGGCCATCAACATCGAATCGCTTGTCCGCTGGGACGCTCAGAAAAAGCGCGTCAACGTTTCCCTCACGTCGCCGCTTCGGCTGAATTCCAGCCTCAGCTACCGGATCAACCTCGATGCCCGCGATGAGAACTGGCAGCTTCCCACCGCCGGCTTCAATATGAAGCGCGCAGAACTCTCCGGCTCCACCGATGCGATCCTGAATGATGCCTGGACCTGGACAAACGGCGCCGCGCTTACCCGGCGTTCGTTCACCAATGCGTATACCGGCGGGCGCGCGATTTCCTACAACAGCGGGCTGCGTCATTCCCTGCTGAAAGTGCCGGAAAAGCGGCTGACGATCGATAGCGCGATTTCTGCCGGCGTTGGAAAATTCTTCGCGCAGCCTGCCGGCCGTTTCGTTCAAACCCAGGGCGATGTCTCCGCCCGCTGGTCCGATGCCAGCGTGCGGCTGCGCGGTGGAAAGAGTTTCGGCGACCTGCCTTTCGACCAGTTGTTCGTTCTCGGCGTCGATCGCGACAGCGATCTCCGGCTGCGCGGCCATCCCGCAACGTCGCCGGACGGCCGGAAAGGGGCGGCTCCCGTGACCCGGGATTTCATTCTGATGAATGCCGACTTCACCAGGCCGCTGTTCGACAAATCCCTGTTCGGGGTGCGCGCCGGACCGTTCCTGGACGCCGCGCGCATCGGGTCAGGATCTCCGTGGCTGGTGGACAGCGGAGTTCAACTGAAGGTCTCGGTGATGGCCGCCTTCACCTTCAGCGTTTCGGCGGGATGGGATGTGCGCGGAGGCAGCCACGCGCTCTTCATCGACAGCGCGCGCTAATCCCCTTCGACCGGCGCCAGTTCGAAACCGAAGAATTGTTCGCTGGCGCCGTCGGCAAAACGGACGCGGTAGCGATACACGTAATCGCCGGAATGGCGGACTTCGGCGACGATGCCGCGCCGTTCACGATGCACTCCCGGCCCGACCACGACCACACGGTCGCCGGCCTTGAATTTCGGCCGCTGTTCCTGTGGATTACGAAGCATCACTCAGTGAACATCCGAAGTATGGAGAATAGATACACGTATCTGTACGCTAACAAACAGAATCCATCATCGGCTATAACGCATTTTTCATGGCATTTCAGGTGGCAGCGGCGTTCCGCTGCCGGTGAGAAATTTCAGGCGGCGCGCTGCGGAACGTTTTCCGAACAGACTTCGCACAGGAACACCGGTCCGGGAACATAGACCACGCTGTGGCAGCGGGAGCACTTGTGCGGGTGCAGAATCGGCTCGTCGGTGGGAATCATGTACTCCTTCCCCGGCGGCAGGCCGCAGAGTGCGCATTGCGCGGGCAGAGGCTCCGGCCTTCGAAACCACGTTCCAACTTTATTGAATAACGACGACATGACCGGCCTCCACGCTTTCGAAAAGCAGCTTGATTTCCAAACTGCGCGTGCTCTTGTTCACTGCCCCGAACGCAGCCTCCGGATCAGTTCCGCGTCGGCCGGCGGAAACTCGAACTGACTGAGTTCTGAAGGCTTAACCCATCGCATGTCCGCCACGTCGAGAGCCTGCGGCTCGCCCCCGAGGATCGAACAGTCGAAGAAATGCAGCCGCACGGATTTCGCAGGGTATGCGTGTTCGACAGTAAAAAATTCGCGCCCAACCGCGATATCGACCCCGAGTTCCTCCCGGATCTCGCGCTCAAGCGCCGCTTCATAAGACTCCCCGGCTTCCACCTTCCCGCCCGGGAATTCCCATAGCCCGCCAAGATGGACATGCCCCTGCCGCTGCGTGATCAGGATTTTTTCATCGCGCCGGATGATCGCCGCAACAACATCAACAGTCATTGTCGGCCGCCAATCTTCGATAAGGCCTGAAGCCGAGCAGACAATCGCTCCGGCGCAGGACATCCATAAAGCGCCGGTAGTCTTTGCTTTTAAGCCGGAGGAGTTCCGCCATGGTCTTGTCGCATTTTAACGAAGTCATGCCCAAATCCCTTAAACCGAATACTGCATATTTAATGTGCTGGTTTCGGTGTCCACCTTCTTCACGAAAAATATTTCTTCCTCTTGTAAACGTTTCCGGCCTGACGATTGTTAACAATTTGAAATATGTCGACGATTAGAGCGATGTCCGGAATCGAGAGGCCGCAATTTACGCCGGAGGTGGAGGTTCTTTTCCGGGAGCATTCCCGATTGGTCTATAGGACCGCTTGTGTGGTGACTGGAAACAGGGAAGACGCCGAGGACGTTCTTCAGACTATTTTCTTGCGGCTCGCCCGTGCGGTGCCGGACGCGCTCTACAAAAACCCTGCCGGATATCTTTACAGGGCGGCCGTCAACGTTTCTTTAAATAAAATTCGACTTCAGCGGCGTCAGGTGTTGACCGGAGACTTTCACTTTCTCGACGTCGCGCAAAGTCCGCCTGGCTCGAAGGTCGATGAAGGGACTGTCCGGCGGCTCCACGAGGCGATCTCAACTCTCTCGCCGCGCACAGTCGAGATTTTGATCCTGCGCTATGTTCACGACTATACGGAACCCCAAATCGCCAAGTTACTGGGTAGAGCGCGCAGCACGATCACTGTGACGCTGTTCCGGGCGCGGAATCGGCTGCGGACATTGCTGGTGGCTTCCTCGAATGGAGAAAAGAAATGAGCGAAGAACAAAACATCGCAATTGCGTTGAAATGTCTTTTGCCATCGGACGAACAGACGGAACAGGCTTGCGGACGGGTATCCGAACGTCTGCAGTCCACTGTCGCTTGGGAAGAAGACGCAAGAGGCGACGAGCTGTTCTCGACCAAACCCGGTTTCCCGTGGCAGCGGACGATAGCGATAACCGCGGCCGGGCTCATATTGATGATTATCTCGGCCTCAGTTTTACAGGTCCTGCGCTCCAGGGG contains:
- a CDS encoding C39 family peptidase produces the protein MIRAALLVLQAVQLAAGLWLDVPFVHQSKNGCGSASIWMVMQYWKHPATPDVENIQRRLYSKPVEGIYARDMERYLKEHGFQVFTFNAGWDDLAAHISKGRPLIVCLERNAHGIPLHYVVVVGVDSAQDLVWMNDPAERKLVPMRRGEFEADWKATDNWTLLALPIQEAGQTETPPPLRAALDPSELELASAAFRTKDFAGAEQHLKSVLRARPEDEFANDFLAASYLLDGNLDAALKYWNRVGKPRLRGVRIDPPLRIDPVLLDHTFAFSRAAELDAREYDATRARLDALGIFPRYHFELTPADGDDFDITLHASERNGANYLAWLRGMPYQTVYPAWWNLRRRAINIESLVRWDAQKKRVNVSLTSPLRLNSSLSYRINLDARDENWQLPTAGFNMKRAELSGSTDAILNDAWTWTNGAALTRRSFTNAYTGGRAISYNSGLRHSLLKVPEKRLTIDSAISAGVGKFFAQPAGRFVQTQGDVSARWSDASVRLRGGKSFGDLPFDQLFVLGVDRDSDLRLRGHPATSPDGRKGAAPVTRDFILMNADFTRPLFDKSLFGVRAGPFLDAARIGSGSPWLVDSGVQLKVSVMAAFTFSVSAGWDVRGGSHALFIDSAR
- a CDS encoding DUF1918 domain-containing protein; the encoded protein is MLRNPQEQRPKFKAGDRVVVVGPGVHRERRGIVAEVRHSGDYVYRYRVRFADGASEQFFGFELAPVEGD
- a CDS encoding sigma-70 family RNA polymerase sigma factor, yielding MSTIRAMSGIERPQFTPEVEVLFREHSRLVYRTACVVTGNREDAEDVLQTIFLRLARAVPDALYKNPAGYLYRAAVNVSLNKIRLQRRQVLTGDFHFLDVAQSPPGSKVDEGTVRRLHEAISTLSPRTVEILILRYVHDYTEPQIAKLLGRARSTITVTLFRARNRLRTLLVASSNGEKK
- the mutT gene encoding 8-oxo-dGTP diphosphatase MutT yields the protein MTVDVVAAIIRRDEKILITQRQGHVHLGGLWEFPGGKVEAGESYEAALEREIREELGVDIAVGREFFTVEHAYPAKSVRLHFFDCSILGGEPQALDVADMRWVKPSELSQFEFPPADAELIRRLRSGQ
- a CDS encoding thiamine phosphate synthase, whose translation is MIRYYVTDRRRGDILVCAERAVHDGVDMIQIREKDLPARELFELASRLRTLAAGTKTRILVNDRLDIALAAGLDGVHLPGNGLPPERVRGLVRMVGMSVHSIAEAVQAERASVDFVVFGPVFDSPGKTAVGLEPLRNVAAAVKIPVLAIGGVTLMTAGEVLNAGAAGIAGIRLFQHHA
- the rplS gene encoding 50S ribosomal protein L19; the encoded protein is MQNALLTKFTTKHQRTDLPTFRPGDTIRVHVKIKEGDKERIQVFEGVCIAQKHGGVRATFTVRKISFGHGVERIFPLHSKVIDKVEVVRAGRVRRAKLYYIRELRGKAARIKEAKATAE